From a single Phalacrocorax aristotelis chromosome 1, bGulAri2.1, whole genome shotgun sequence genomic region:
- the LANCL3 gene encoding lanC-like protein 3, with the protein MESQRCFANRFDDYPGSPAAAPDREAAVPLVTDTIERILRELPPLGGPRGCQGGLYGGVAGVAYMLYHVAQCPLFAPSREAYLRAARRVVDACLLYQEGGGEADADTRAAFLLGGAGVYAVAALVYRALGLPDFARPLGKFRELSEICAPLSFLECGSDELFVGRAGYLCAALVLKQRLGMEVLTPAQIKSICLAILESGKQYAVKKRKPFPLMYSYYGTEYLGAAHGLSSILQMLLSYYEYLQPADQELVWQSVDFLMDQEQNSNWPPELGETIERENELVHWCHGAPGIAYLFAKAYLVSKKPQYLDTCIRCGELTWQKGLLKKGPGICHGVAGSAYVFLLLYRLTGNSKYIYRAQRFAEFLFTEEFKAGSRALESVYSLYEGFSGTVCFLTDLLQPNQAEFPLFSVFV; encoded by the exons ATGGAGAGCCAGCGCTGCTTCGCCAACCGCTTCGATGACTACCCGGGCagcccggcggcggcgccggaCAGGGAGGCGGCGGTACCGCTGGTGACGGACACCATCGAACGGATCCTACGGGAGCTGCCGCCCCTGGGCGGCCCCCGCGGCTGCCAGGGCGGGCTGTACGGCGGCGTGGCCGGCGTGGCCTACATGCTCTACCACGTCGCGCAGTGCCCGCTGTTCGCGCCCTCGCGGGAGGCCTACCTGCGAGCCGCCCGCCGCGTCGTGGACGCCTGCCTGCTCTACCAGGAGGGCGGCGGCGAGGCGGACGCCGACACCCGCGCCGCCTTCCTGCTGGGGGGCGCCGGGGTGTACGCGGTGGCGGCGCTGGTCTACCGCGCCCTGGGGCTCCCCGACTTCGCCCGGCCGCTGGGCAAGTTCCGGGAGCTGAGCGAGATCTGCGCCCCGCTCTCCTTCCTCGAGTGCGGCTCCGACGAGCTCTTCGTCGGCCGCGCCGGCTACCTGTGCGCCGCCCTGGTGCTGAAGCAGCGGCTAGGGATGGAG GTGCTGACCCCAGcacaaataaaatcaatttgCCTGGCCATACTGGAATCAGGAAAGCAGTATGCAGTGAAGAAGAGGAAACCATTCCCACTCATGTATTCCTACTATGGAACAGAGTATCTTG GTGCAGCACATGGGCTTTCATCAATCCTTCAGATGTTGCTTTCCTATTATGAGTACCTGCAGCCAGCAGATCAGGAGCTTGTGTGGCAGAGTGTTGATTTTCTTATGGACCAAGAACAGAACAGCAACTGGCCTCCTGAGCTGGGAGAGACAATCGAGCGGGAGAATGAGCTTGTACACTGGTGTCATGGAGCTCCAG GCATTGCATACCTGTTTGCCAAAGCTTACTTGGTTTCCAAGAAGCCTCAATATCTGGACACTTGCATCCGCTGTGGAGAGCTAACTTGGCAGAAAGGCCTGTTGAAGAAGGGACCTGGAATATGTCACGGAGTGGCCGGTAGCGCTTATGTGTTCCTGCTGCTGTATAGGCTCACCGGAAActcaaaatacatttacagGGCGCAAAG gTTTGCAGAGTTCTTATTTACAGAAGAATTTAAGGCTGGCTCCCGGGCATTAGAAAGTGTATATAGTCTGTATGAAGGCTTCTCGGGAACTGTGTGTTTCCTGACTGACTTGCTGCAACCCAACCAAGCCGAGTTTCCTCTCTTCAGCGTCTTTGTCTAG